The following is a genomic window from Tripterygium wilfordii isolate XIE 37 chromosome 19, ASM1340144v1, whole genome shotgun sequence.
TCAACCTGTCTTGTGCTCTCAATTTCCAAATTTTTTTCCACAACACTGTATCCATGAAGGGATTTCCTCTCTGATGTGCATTTCTGATAATCTAGTATGCTGACTTTTGTGTCAATTTCCTCTCGGATGTCCATCATTCAATGCATGATTGCATTGGATTTGACAACTCCACACCCCCACCACTTAATTATGTagatttgatgaaattgatggaataattccagccatTCTTTTTTCGTATAATATAAGTGTTATTGCAAACTTATTAGTCTAGTGTCAACTTAGTACTTTGTacttaaatatataaaaattatttattttaaatttttagtttaatggttaatatgtcattgtgtACAAGAATATTTGTATAaaccataaaaaatttaaagtggtgtaaaaataatatttttatggtgtgtagataaaatttttcATAATTCATATCCACTCGTCATTAGAAACCCATTGGCCTAATATTTAAAATACTCTCAACTGTTTGGTGATCAAATAGGAGGTGTAGTTTACTAATATTCCACTACCTTGGGTTATCTTCCGTGAGCACATCCATGggtaaatataattaattatttaccaCTGAAAGATGATCAATGTCtttcaatgtttcaatttgaccACCGAGTCTATCTTCATTATTTCAAATTGATCACCGACAATTCAATTTGTGCTAATTAAATCATTTGTACATAATCAAATAATTTCGATTAATCAACCCACTTAGTGGGCAGACTGAGATGGCATACGATGGGTTTGAAGTCTACATATAAAAGTGGGTAAACCTCTTATTGTCAACCTCTCTTTAAACCTTCTCGGATTTGACCGGAGATTGACAACCTGAACTCACAAGCGCTATCTCACAAGCCAATCTCTGTTACCAATCAAAATACACATGAAATTGCGCAACAAACCGCATCTCGCTATTGAGGCCAGCAGACCACATGAAATTGCGCAACAAAGCGCCATCAGCGACATGAGTCAGTCCTCCAATTTGGTTACCGAAATATAATGATAACACCATTTGTAAACCATATCAGCAAACCGCATCTCGCTATTGAGGCCAGCAGACCACACATACATATTAGTATGGCCTGAATCGCATTGGCCGCCTGAACCTTGGAACCCTTCTGCACATGACATCATCATGACATAGTAAGTAAAGTAAATACTTCCAGTACATCGAGAAAAGAAAGTAACATACATCTTCGACGATTCTAATAAGCCATCCAAAGAAGTTAAAATTCACAGTTAGAGCTGaattttttgaatgcaaaaaagAATTTGCAGTTAGAAGTGATCAGTCGACATGAAAATGACGGCAGAATGATgtgccagaaaaaaaaaaagaagacaatagacgtCATGAGAACATTTCTTTTCCAATCAAACATCAATATGCAATGCCCACCTACTGATTCAGGCTATTCCAAAGAAACAGTAACGTAATTTCACCAAAATTTATAACACCTAGCCTTGTTCTAACGTGAGTAGCCTTGAATGGTAAATATATACATTCAACCTATAACTTCATAGAAGAGATGGCAATGTGGTGCATGTAAAAGACAGAGTTTAATACACCTTATAACACAATCAAACATACAGAATTCCAAAATCTACCTGTCAAATCCATTAAATCCAAAGACTAACTGAACAATTCACACGTTACATGCATCAAAAAGCAGTTCATGTCATCACAGAGCCCAATTACAAGCCAACTTATAAAAAATGATATCAAGTTCTCATACTTGTCATCcaggaaaccaaaaggagaggAGTAATTATAATTGCATACCCATAACCATAAGATGGGTAAATTGGGGGCCCAGGAATGTGGGGACAACGAGACCGGAACCCAAAAAATGGGTTTGTGCACTGCAAAGTAACATGAGGTGGGAAGGGAACCTACTTGGGAAGAGCATGGATGCCTAATCTCAAAGTCATTTTTGCCTACAGTGACTTGGGTAGTGCCGTTGCTCCTACCGGATGAAGCAATAATTTCAAACCTGAACGCGCCAAGTAATTGACTACTTCATTCCATCCAAAGATTAATCATTCAATATTTTCaataatgatagggatcccaattgTTATTCTAAGTTATCTTCGTTGTTGACTTGTGCGCAcaaaatttcatatgaatcatatgaGATATGTGAaactcacgaattcacttaaaacgtgtgcgtccaactcaacaaCTGGGATAATTTAGAATACCAATTTATTGCTGTGATTGTGAATTAACTTTGATTTGTGGCATTGCAGGACGATTTTCTTTGGAGAATACCAGTGCAAGGGACCAGGATCCAACCATGCTACCAGGGCCAAGTTCACCAAGAACCTGGCACCAGCCCAGGCCAACCAATTCCTCTCCCTTGGTTTCATTCATGCCTCCAAATGGCTTCTCGCTCCTCCCAAGGTGTAAATACATCATCATGTATATGGGCTCCatgttttatcaaaaaaaaagaaagtatatGGGCTCCATGCTAGAAATAGCTAAGGAGTGAATTGTGGTATACGTCAGCATtgtttatataattaaaataaattcattGAAATAATAGGATTTTATTCTTCAACTTGTGCTTGTGTTTGCTGGCCGGGACCTACCAATAAAAGTTGATAATACATCCACGTGGGAAATGGAAATGGGAATGGGATAGTAGGTATGGGCGGCTGCCCAAGTTGGAGCAATTTAAAAGTGAAAAAGCCCAGAGTTGACTGGGCCACAACCTCATTGACTCCAGACTTTCCTCGAAATGACCTCTTACaactttttttgttgaataaaataaaaaagccaCCGGTTTATGGATGGCCGAGCCCTCCCCCTAGTGATATACTTTTGGATTGAGTTTACGAGGCTAGTCATATACTTTTGGACTCGTAAACTCAATCAAAgtacatttatcattttttttaaaaaaatatacaaaattttGGGGTCCAGAAATCCGCAACGGGATTTCTTCCAATCAGTAAGAACGATATTCACGACTTCATCTATTTCCAAAATTTGTCATACAACTAATTGGAATCCACTTCTAAACTAATATTCTTTGAGCTTTTAACTATGCCCAACTTGTAAAATCAATATAATCCAAAATAAAGGTCCAATTGTACAGTAAATATAtgaaactttttttcttttgtttttttttaaatctcaaTCCATGTATTAGTCTGGGTCATCTCAATCCATGCATTAGCCTTGACCAAGATGACCAAGACTaatatgcatatacatacaaCACGCACCATTGACTCACAAGGACTCCGTTCCCACTAGTCCACTACTGCTTACTCACACACGGTATAATCCTTTCCTCTCCCTCTCTATAAAAGGGCCCCTTGCAGTACAGAAATAGACCAGcacaaatcaaataaaactagatacatatatatatatattgtgggcTTCGAAACGGCAACAAAGATGACAGGGTTTAGCTCACCTTCTTCATGGTGTAAGTTGCTCGTAGTAGCCTTAATCGTGGTGGCTGTTTTGGAGGTGCCGGCGGCGAAGGGGGCAATAAGTCCTAGCCAGTGCAAGGAGGAGCAGAGGCTTCTGGTGAACCAGTGTAGGGCGGTGATCTCGGGAAGTAATGCATCGCCGGCGTGCTGCCAACGGGTAAGGGTGACGCATTGGGAGTGTATCTGCCCGTCTGTGACACCTAAGTTGGCTGCTCTCATCAATGTGGGACATATTGTTAAGCAAATTGAAGCTTGTGGAAGGAGTGTCCCTCGCAAATTCAAGTGTGGAAGTAAGTTCTTGTGGACTTCTCACTTCAGCACCAATTTTGGCTTCAAAacgaaaaatgataaagatcgcAATAATTCATATCCTAATTATCTCATCAGTTGTACGTACAGGATTCAAGATGTATATTctgtgcgtacaactcaacagtAACCCATTAGGATTACAATTGTTGGGATCCGTATCATTACTGAATTCAAAATTAATTTggtaaatttaatttgttataattCTGGCTGATGATTTGTTTCAAACTACTCTGCAGGCATCACTACTCCATGAGAAGAACCTAGCCTCTTGTAGCTAGCTTGGATGGAATAAACTACAAAGCAATTTCAAGTGTTCAGGCCTCATGAGTTCCTCctgcttgtgttttttttttttgtttttcttgttcaatGTAATAATGTATGTGTGAAATCTGCGCAAGATGTTAGCATGTACCATGAATAAGTAAATGTTTATTTCAATCTCTTCAATGATTTGTGCAATATATATGGGAAGGCTAAAAGAGATAAACTTGCGATTTAAATGAATTTTTGTGTGCACCTtaatttcatcactatgaacatatttgaataaggaaagttcaagataaaatgtcatttacactgagtttgtaaaatggTAGTAAGGTTACATTTAAAACTTATCGGTTTTCACTATAAGTAACCtacttgcttggttgagtgaccaaacaatttccgattgttatgaatttttataCGGGCATTCTAAtatgtataaaatgatttatcatgaagtaatctgaattttctgggttgtttttcaaatataattaacaTATGTTATtgatatgaagctctttgagcttacatgcaattggggagttctacctcctatttccttgtaggttaatcatcattgtggtctcatatgactcagagttcagtatgttcaagagatTTGAAGTTTGGTTTccaagaatgagcttggagctctagaaaattatgaaaaatattattttcaccAATTTACCACTAAGGTCAATATGTAATGGTGATTGAAACAAGCCTTAAGGCTATCATTTTTGGACATATTGAAGCTGCATTTTATCGAAAGATTATCCTTGAGACTGACTCTTTGTTGGTGGCAGAGTGGCTTAATAAAAGGTGCAGTCCGAAGCTATCTCTTTATAACCTGATAAAGCTTTGTCTGGATCTTCTGAGTAAGGAGTGGTTGGTGGAGGTTAAACACATTGTTAGGGAGAGAAATCGCGTAGCAGACTTCCATGCGAGTGAAGCTCTTATGCATGATTGGGGTTTACAAATGGTCCACGATCCAATTAGGGAGTGTAATAAGTTGATTTGGGAGGATATGATAGGCGTTTCTTGGCCAAGGAGAGTTCTTAGAGATATGGGTTAAGGTTTCCCTGTTTGTGGATTTTATCCCCTCCATTGAATAAAAACAGAAGATAATTATTCAACTGTGCCAAGAATTAGTTCATTTTGGACCCCAGTATGTCATTGTGCAAGAATTATGGGTTGTTTGCATGGGACCTCTGTTGGCCAAGCATGTGCAATTGTTTGAGCTGGAAATATTCTTGTCAAAGCTTCTAGGCATTCAAGGGAAGTTTTATTGGCTTAGAATTCGAGAGACAAAGCTAGGAGCTAAGAGACTTGGAGGAGAATGAGCCAACAAGGCTTTCTCTTCAAAGGACCAACATGTGGGACCTACTTATACTACAACTTAGATTTGTCATAGTCTTTGTTTGGCTTCTTCATTCAAGACTTGTACTACCAAGAAGATTAGTTTGGTGCAACCAAACAGGACCCTTGCCTAGGGTTTGCTTTTGAAGTCTTGGAGCCAAACTGGAAGGACAAGATTGGTTAGTACATTTATGTCCACGGCTGAAAATTAAAGAATGATTAAAGGCTCAGATTTGAAGGTTCATGTGGGTCCAATGGCTGCTATGCAAAGAAGCAAAGTTCTCAACTCTGAGAAGGTGTCCAACGGTCACTTTTAAGGATGGCTTGGATTAGAGACATTTTTAATCCAATGGTCAACTATGCTTGAAGACATTGAATGGCCAAGATGAAGACCAAAGTAGCAAGATTAAGGGCTGATATTGAAACGACACTTTTGCTTGTCAAAATGGAGAATTTGAGACAAGTCTCAACGACAcaaaatttcatatgaattatgTGAGATATGTGAaactcacgaattcacttaaaacgtgtgcgtccaactcaacagCTGGGATAATTTAGAATACCAATTTATTGCTGTGATTGTGAATTAACTTTGATTTGTGGCATTGCAGGACGGTTTTCTTTGGGGAGTACCAGCGCAAGGGACCAGGATCCAACCATGCTACAAGGGCCAAGTTCACCAAGAACCTGACACCAGCCCAGGCCAACAAATTCCTCTCCCTTGGTTTCATTCATGCCTCCAAATGGCTTCTCCCTCCTCCCAAGATGTAAATACATCATCATGTATATGGGCTCCatgttttatcaaaaaaaaagaaagtatatGGGCTCCATGCTAGAAATAGCTAAGGAGTGAATTGTGGTATACGTCAGCATtgtttatataattaaaataaattcattGAAATAATAGGATTTTATTCTTCAACTTGTCTTGATAATACATCCACGTGGGAAATGGGAATGGGATAGTAGGTATGGGCGGCTGcccaagttggagcactttaaAAGTGAAAAAGCCCAGAGTTGACTGGGCCACAACCTCATTGACTCCAGACTTTCCTCGAAATGACCTCTTGCagctttttttgttgaataaaataaaaaagccaCCGGCTTAGGGATGGCCGAGCCCTCCCCCTAGTGGTGATTTAGGATAAATTATTGAAGTGTTTTGATTGAGTTTACGAAGCTAgtcatatactttttttttttatctcaaaaggacaaataaattaaacttGAAAAGTACATAAAAATTTTAGACCGTCAAATATTAACCCGAAACATTTTATGTTTCACTTGTGATAAATTCGATTTTTATTTAGGACAAAATATAATTGGACTCGTAAACTCAATCAAAGTacattcatcatttttttaaaaaaaatatacaaaattttGGGGCCCAGAAATCCGCTACGGGATTTCTTCCAATCAGTAAGAACGTTCTTCACGACTTCATCTATTTCCAAAATTTGTCATAAAACTAATTGGAA
Proteins encoded in this region:
- the LOC119985643 gene encoding uncharacterized protein LOC119985643, which codes for MTGFSSPSSWCKLLVVALIVVAVLEVPAAKGAISPSQCKEEQRLLVNQCRAVISGSNASPACCQRVRVTHWECICPSVTPKLAALINVGHIVKQIEACGRSVPRKFKCGSITTP